The Synechocystis sp. PCC 7509 genome includes a window with the following:
- a CDS encoding histone deacetylase family protein, giving the protein MFPIIYSDEFLQHKTGRFHPEKPERLIAIASALKSANFAHQLEWLLPTPVNERVISSIHRVHTAAHINTIEHLATSGGGYLDPDTPVSPASYDVALLAVSAWLDGVDKVLTTNNPAFVLARPPGHHAESDRGMGFCLFSNAAIAANYALKQPKVNSVGILDWDVHHGNGTQAIVENNPQIAYCSLHQSPFYPGTGSATERGEYKNVLNLPLFAGSTISDYQPLFAQAIIPFFANFQIDLLIVSAGYDANAADPLANIDLQPDDYKLLTQYCLQLTRKTVFGLEGGYDLKALSQSVVATVAQCLA; this is encoded by the coding sequence ATGTTCCCCATCATCTACTCCGATGAATTTCTCCAGCACAAAACAGGTAGATTTCACCCCGAAAAACCTGAAAGACTAATTGCGATCGCTTCTGCTCTAAAATCTGCTAACTTTGCCCATCAACTAGAATGGCTCTTGCCTACTCCCGTAAATGAGCGAGTAATAAGCTCTATCCACCGAGTGCATACAGCAGCACATATCAACACTATTGAACACTTAGCTACTAGCGGCGGCGGTTATCTCGATCCTGATACTCCGGTTTCCCCAGCTAGTTACGATGTGGCTTTACTAGCGGTTAGTGCTTGGTTAGATGGAGTAGATAAGGTATTGACGACCAATAATCCAGCTTTTGTGTTGGCGCGTCCTCCAGGACATCATGCCGAAAGTGATCGCGGTATGGGCTTTTGTTTATTTTCCAATGCTGCGATCGCCGCCAACTATGCTTTAAAACAACCAAAAGTTAACTCTGTTGGCATTCTCGACTGGGATGTACATCACGGTAATGGTACGCAAGCAATTGTCGAAAATAATCCTCAAATTGCTTACTGTTCTCTGCATCAATCTCCTTTCTATCCGGGTACAGGCAGCGCCACAGAACGAGGCGAGTACAAAAATGTCTTAAATCTGCCTCTCTTTGCCGGCAGCACAATTTCTGACTACCAGCCACTATTTGCCCAAGCTATAATTCCTTTTTTTGCTAATTTTCAAATCGACTTACTAATCGTTAGCGCTGGTTATGACGCAAATGCCGCCGATCCTTTAGCTAACATCGATTTACAACCTGATGATTACAAATTGTTAACCCAATACTGCTTGCAACTAACTCGAAAGACTGTTTTTGGGCTTGAAGGTGGCTACGATTTAAAGGCTCTATCGCAGTCCGTGGTTGCTACAGTGGCACAATGTTTAGCTTGA
- a CDS encoding ATP-binding protein, with protein sequence MDDVDYSQSGAWQELPIKLPLHLLIVEDTIADVELITLVLEKAKISFSYDAIDTLASCKDLLQTSAYDAVLADYRLPQFTAYQVLKILQSSCQEIPLILVTGSLGEEAAVNCIKAGMTDYVIKDRLFRLPIVLKRSLQEFAMRREQQAAVVQIEQRAKSEAIINQIVQAMRGTLVLEEILQTTADMLHLNLEVDSCLIFQPDAIGEMWIYHVSAATSAREDFIDRKCNLYPYYQDKLRLGKVVALSIIDSSVPPEVHEFALKEGIHSLIIAPLVYQQMELGGIILFQGDRDRYWSDNEIWLIKTIADRCAIAIHQGKLFRQLQDRSSREQTLNQIARTINSSLDPEFILQKIVQLTGECYRVDRVVIFCIDLKTEQISVRSEWRAREEVKRIQGFQEPIWEWLELLEPAEQSKRHQVLHVPTDKEKAEVVSKELALIEQGQILSILKAPIYIRGKFFGGIGLHTTTKHRVFSQEEIDLLTQISDQAAIALYNAQSYETLEELVKERTQELEKEKLVSENANLAKSDFLSNMSHELRTPLTGILGFSNILLQQIFGPLNDKQKQYIEGVASCGGHLLELINDLLDLSKVEAGKEELVIEEFVVEDLCQSCLSLFREKCLDQKVQLQIAIANDVNTWIADRRRIKQILVNLLSNAVKFTENGSIKLQVEKNGDNLNFLVIDTGIGINQAEQVTLFQPFKQLDSGLNRKYEGTGLGLALSRKLARLHGGDITLKSQLEQGSCFTLHLPMSPLL encoded by the coding sequence ATGGATGATGTAGATTACTCTCAATCTGGAGCGTGGCAGGAATTGCCAATCAAATTACCTCTACACCTATTGATTGTAGAAGATACGATCGCAGATGTGGAACTAATAACGCTGGTTTTAGAAAAGGCAAAAATATCGTTTTCCTACGACGCTATAGATACTTTGGCAAGTTGTAAAGACTTACTGCAAACTTCTGCTTATGATGCGGTACTTGCAGATTATCGTTTACCTCAGTTTACAGCTTATCAAGTGTTAAAAATATTACAAAGCTCTTGTCAAGAAATTCCTTTGATTTTAGTTACGGGGAGTTTGGGAGAAGAAGCCGCCGTTAACTGTATCAAAGCCGGAATGACGGATTACGTAATCAAAGACAGGTTATTTCGATTGCCGATAGTTTTAAAGCGATCGCTACAAGAATTTGCAATGCGTCGTGAACAGCAAGCCGCCGTGGTGCAAATAGAACAAAGAGCCAAAAGCGAAGCAATTATTAATCAAATTGTGCAAGCAATGCGCGGTACGTTGGTATTAGAAGAAATACTGCAAACTACCGCAGATATGTTGCATTTGAATTTAGAAGTAGACAGTTGCCTCATATTTCAACCGGATGCCATAGGGGAAATGTGGATTTATCATGTTAGTGCAGCTACTTCAGCTAGGGAAGATTTTATTGATAGAAAATGTAATCTTTACCCCTACTATCAAGATAAATTGAGGTTGGGAAAAGTAGTAGCTTTATCAATTATTGATAGTAGCGTTCCTCCAGAAGTTCATGAATTTGCCCTAAAGGAAGGAATTCACTCGTTAATAATTGCTCCCTTAGTGTATCAACAGATGGAGTTAGGCGGAATTATTTTATTTCAAGGCGATCGCGATCGCTATTGGAGTGATAACGAAATATGGTTGATTAAAACTATCGCCGATCGTTGTGCGATCGCAATTCATCAAGGTAAGTTGTTTCGCCAGCTTCAAGATCGTTCAAGTAGAGAACAAACTTTAAATCAAATCGCTAGAACAATTAATTCTAGTCTCGATCCAGAATTTATTCTCCAAAAAATAGTTCAATTAACTGGTGAATGCTACAGAGTAGATCGAGTAGTTATTTTTTGTATCGATTTAAAAACTGAGCAAATTTCTGTTCGTAGTGAATGGAGAGCAAGAGAAGAAGTTAAACGTATACAGGGATTTCAAGAACCAATATGGGAATGGCTCGAATTGTTAGAACCAGCAGAGCAATCAAAACGTCACCAAGTTTTACACGTACCTACTGATAAAGAAAAAGCTGAAGTTGTAAGCAAGGAATTAGCGCTAATTGAGCAAGGGCAAATTCTTTCGATCCTCAAGGCTCCTATTTATATTCGGGGCAAGTTTTTTGGGGGGATAGGTTTGCACACAACCACTAAACATAGAGTTTTTAGCCAAGAAGAAATCGATTTATTAACCCAAATTTCCGATCAAGCTGCGATCGCGCTCTACAATGCTCAAAGTTACGAAACGTTAGAAGAATTAGTTAAAGAACGTACTCAAGAATTAGAAAAAGAAAAATTAGTTTCTGAAAATGCTAATTTAGCCAAAAGTGACTTTTTAAGCAATATGAGCCACGAGTTAAGAACTCCACTAACTGGAATATTGGGCTTTTCTAATATATTATTACAACAAATCTTTGGGCCGCTAAACGACAAACAAAAACAGTATATAGAAGGTGTGGCTAGTTGTGGGGGACATTTACTAGAACTAATTAACGACTTATTAGATTTATCTAAGGTAGAAGCCGGAAAAGAAGAATTAGTAATAGAAGAATTTGTAGTAGAGGATCTTTGTCAAAGCTGCTTGTCTCTATTTCGGGAGAAATGTTTAGACCAAAAAGTACAACTACAAATAGCGATCGCTAATGATGTAAACACTTGGATAGCCGATCGTCGTAGAATCAAACAAATACTTGTAAATCTATTATCTAACGCCGTCAAATTTACAGAAAATGGCTCGATAAAATTGCAAGTAGAAAAAAATGGGGATAATCTAAACTTTTTAGTAATAGATACAGGTATTGGGATTAACCAAGCAGAGCAAGTAACTTTATTTCAACCCTTCAAGCAACTAGATAGCGGTTTGAATCGCAAATATGAAGGGACGGGATTAGGTTTAGCTTTGTCACGCAAATTAGCGCGGCTGCATGGAGGAGATATTACTTTAAAATCCCAATTAGAACAAGGAAGTTGCTTTACGTTGCATTTACCAATGTCCCCATTGCTGTAA
- a CDS encoding glucokinase, with product MNLLLAGDIGGTKTVLRLVEASDESILLTLYEENYRSRDFIDLVPMVQQFLATAAQKIGDSSPPERACFAIAGPVVNNAVKLTNLAWFLDSKRLEAELNIKHISLINDFEAVGHGILGLDASDLYSLQSGNLQPIAPIAVIGAGTGLGEGFLIQNGDSYRVFGSEGGHADFAPRSELEFQLLRYLLDKHDIPSVSIERVVSGQGIIAIYQFLRDWHFANESPSIGQIVRTWEEEAGKGERSVDPAAAIASAALEKRDRICEQAMQIFVEAYGAEAGNLALKLLPYGGLYVAGGIAAKILPLLEDGSFLHAFTHKGRVSSLLKSVPVYIILNPQVGLMGAAMNAVKLS from the coding sequence ATGAACTTATTATTAGCGGGAGATATAGGCGGGACTAAAACCGTTTTGCGGCTAGTCGAGGCATCAGACGAATCAATTTTATTGACTTTATACGAGGAGAACTACCGCAGCCGAGATTTTATCGATTTAGTGCCAATGGTGCAGCAGTTTCTCGCCACCGCAGCCCAAAAAATAGGGGATTCTTCGCCACCAGAGAGGGCGTGTTTTGCGATCGCAGGGCCAGTAGTCAACAATGCTGTAAAGCTAACTAATCTAGCTTGGTTTCTAGATTCCAAACGTCTAGAGGCAGAACTAAATATTAAGCACATTAGTTTGATTAATGACTTTGAAGCTGTGGGCCATGGAATTTTAGGTTTAGATGCCTCTGACTTGTATTCTTTGCAAAGTGGGAACTTACAACCAATTGCTCCAATTGCAGTAATTGGCGCGGGGACGGGTTTGGGAGAAGGTTTTTTAATTCAAAATGGCGACAGTTACCGGGTTTTTGGTTCTGAAGGTGGACACGCCGACTTTGCCCCCCGTTCGGAATTAGAATTTCAGCTATTGAGGTACTTGTTAGATAAGCACGATATTCCCAGCGTTTCTATAGAACGCGTGGTTTCAGGACAAGGTATTATCGCCATTTATCAATTTTTGCGCGATTGGCATTTTGCCAACGAGTCGCCGAGTATTGGGCAAATTGTCCGTACTTGGGAAGAAGAAGCAGGTAAAGGAGAAAGAAGCGTCGATCCGGCGGCGGCGATCGCATCGGCGGCTTTAGAAAAACGCGATCGCATTTGCGAACAAGCTATGCAAATTTTTGTCGAGGCTTACGGCGCAGAAGCGGGAAATTTGGCTTTGAAACTGTTGCCTTACGGGGGTTTGTATGTGGCTGGGGGGATTGCGGCAAAAATATTGCCTTTATTAGAAGATGGTTCTTTTCTCCATGCTTTTACCCATAAAGGGCGGGTGAGTTCGCTATTAAAAAGCGTCCCCGTATATATCATTCTCAATCCTCAAGTGGGACTAATGGGGGCGGCAATGAACGCTGTGAAGTTGTCATAG
- a CDS encoding glycosyltransferase family 9 protein: protein MRIVALVPGKIGEQILFFPTLDDLQRVYPDAQIDVVVEPRAKAAYRVCKSVTDTIAFDFKDRNSLADWGNLIGLLRDREYDIAISPQQQSLPHLLLWLTGIPTRIGYKGKGSIFLTDPVPQKLQQSPAAKYHDLLQGLGINSPVPELNINVPSSDITWSEKEQKRLGINESGYVVFYDRPSPDHNSTYPIDSWRQIVQSLQEKQPNLPVVAIKDPENELFVKSMLAFFPDLKVTSPEDIGKLAATIAAANLLVCTDSAPMYLALAVQTYTVVLGETSIKSDRLMEVKSSTAKIADIAPQTVMQRIWGQS, encoded by the coding sequence ATGCGAATAGTAGCCTTAGTTCCTGGCAAAATTGGCGAGCAAATTTTATTTTTCCCTACCTTGGACGATCTACAAAGAGTTTATCCTGACGCACAAATAGATGTGGTAGTCGAACCGAGGGCAAAAGCTGCCTATCGAGTCTGTAAGTCTGTTACTGATACGATCGCTTTTGATTTTAAAGATCGCAACAGTCTAGCTGACTGGGGTAATTTAATTGGTTTGCTGCGCGATCGCGAATACGATATTGCTATTTCTCCCCAACAGCAATCTTTACCACATTTGTTGCTATGGCTAACAGGTATTCCTACTCGTATTGGTTACAAAGGCAAAGGTTCAATATTTCTAACTGATCCTGTACCCCAGAAACTCCAACAATCTCCGGCGGCGAAGTATCACGATTTATTACAAGGTTTGGGTATCAATTCCCCAGTTCCCGAATTAAACATTAATGTCCCCTCCTCAGATATTACCTGGTCAGAAAAAGAACAAAAACGTTTGGGCATCAACGAAAGCGGTTATGTAGTTTTTTATGATCGCCCCTCTCCAGATCATAATTCAACTTACCCGATAGATTCTTGGCGGCAAATTGTTCAAAGCTTACAGGAAAAACAACCAAACTTACCTGTAGTAGCAATCAAAGATCCTGAAAACGAGCTATTTGTCAAGTCAATGCTGGCGTTTTTTCCCGATCTCAAAGTAACGTCTCCCGAAGATATTGGCAAATTAGCCGCAACGATCGCCGCCGCTAATTTGCTGGTATGTACTGATAGCGCACCGATGTATCTTGCTTTAGCAGTTCAAACTTACACCGTTGTACTAGGAGAAACATCGATTAAAAGCGATCGGTTAATGGAAGTCAAATCTTCAACGGCTAAAATTGCTGATATTGCTCCGCAAACGGTGATGCAGCGTATTTGGGGGCAATCGTAG
- a CDS encoding UDP-N-acetylmuramoyl-tripeptide--D-alanyl-D-alanine ligase, with amino-acid sequence MTQNMSFSATLSQLVEILAARPINLSDAALANISRITTDTRNIKPGDVFVALRGENFDGHEFVSEAKAYGAIAAIVMSDFESTDLPLLQVTDTLQAYQQLAQWWRKQFSIPVIGITGSVGKTTTKELIAAVLEPFGKVLKTQANYNNEIGVPKTLLELGSDHKFAVIEMAMRAAGEIALLTQIASPTIGVITNVGTAHIGRLGSKDAIARAKCELLAEMPKNSVAILNADNQRLITTSNQVWQGKTITYGLESGDLQGKLIDNKTISVRKQTLPLPLAGTHNAFNFLAALAVAEALKIDWSSIAANLVVKMPAGRSQRYELAGDVVILDETYNAGLESMLAALQLLAQTPGKRKIAVLGAMKELGEVSIEFHTQVGAKVLQLNLDALFVLVDGADAQAMASAAMPLNVECFTTGQELVKRLREFVQSGDRLLFKASHSVGLDRVVNEFRH; translated from the coding sequence TTGACCCAAAATATGTCTTTTAGTGCCACTCTTAGCCAACTTGTGGAAATCTTAGCAGCTAGGCCAATAAATTTATCTGATGCTGCTTTAGCAAATATCTCTAGGATCACTACCGATACCCGTAATATTAAGCCGGGAGATGTATTTGTTGCCTTACGTGGCGAAAACTTTGACGGACATGAATTTGTGTCTGAGGCTAAGGCTTATGGGGCAATTGCAGCAATTGTCATGAGTGACTTTGAAAGCACCGATTTACCACTATTGCAAGTCACTGATACCCTCCAGGCATACCAACAACTTGCTCAATGGTGGCGCAAACAGTTTTCGATTCCCGTCATTGGTATAACTGGATCGGTAGGCAAAACTACTACTAAAGAATTAATTGCCGCCGTTTTAGAACCTTTTGGCAAAGTCTTGAAAACTCAAGCAAATTATAACAACGAAATTGGCGTACCCAAAACCTTACTAGAACTAGGGTCAGATCACAAATTTGCTGTAATTGAAATGGCAATGCGTGCTGCTGGTGAAATTGCCTTGTTAACTCAAATAGCTAGTCCAACGATTGGAGTAATTACCAATGTCGGCACAGCTCATATAGGCAGGTTGGGATCAAAAGATGCGATCGCTCGTGCCAAATGCGAATTATTAGCCGAGATGCCCAAAAATAGTGTTGCTATTCTCAACGCTGACAATCAACGCTTAATAACTACTTCAAATCAAGTTTGGCAAGGAAAAACTATAACTTATGGTTTGGAAAGCGGCGACTTGCAAGGAAAATTAATCGATAACAAAACTATAAGTGTCCGCAAACAAACATTACCTTTACCTTTGGCAGGTACGCATAATGCTTTTAACTTCCTGGCGGCTTTAGCTGTAGCTGAAGCTTTAAAAATTGATTGGAGTTCAATTGCCGCAAACTTAGTAGTTAAAATGCCTGCGGGGAGAAGTCAGCGTTACGAATTAGCAGGTGACGTTGTAATTTTAGATGAAACCTACAACGCTGGACTTGAATCAATGCTTGCGGCTTTGCAACTACTAGCCCAAACTCCGGGTAAAAGAAAGATAGCAGTATTGGGCGCAATGAAAGAATTAGGCGAAGTTTCAATTGAATTTCATACCCAAGTAGGAGCAAAAGTATTGCAGCTAAATTTAGACGCTTTATTTGTTTTAGTTGATGGCGCGGATGCCCAAGCAATGGCATCCGCCGCTATGCCTCTAAACGTTGAATGTTTTACAACGGGTCAAGAATTAGTAAAACGACTGCGTGAATTTGTGCAAAGCGGCGATCGCTTACTTTTCAAAGCCTCCCATTCGGTGGGATTAGATCGAGTTGTTAATGAATTTCGTCATTAA
- the ubiE gene encoding bifunctional demethylmenaquinone methyltransferase/2-methoxy-6-polyprenyl-1,4-benzoquinol methylase UbiE, translated as MKSTDIRAIFDRIAPVYDQMNDRLSLGQHRIWKQMTVKWSKAKPGDTCLDLCCGSGDLALRLARRVGATGKVYGADFAVAQLEIAKQRALKQYPQPSITWVEADALDLPFADNYFDAATMGYGLRNVVDIPRSLQELYRVLKPGATAAILDFHRPTNTYLSSFQQWYLDNLVVPMAQNLGLTEEYAYISPSLDRFPTGRSQVELANNVGFLSTHYPIANDMMGVLVVKKVRSPLT; from the coding sequence ATGAAATCAACTGATATCCGCGCTATTTTTGATCGCATTGCGCCCGTGTATGACCAAATGAACGATCGCCTAAGCTTAGGTCAACATCGTATTTGGAAGCAAATGACCGTAAAATGGAGCAAAGCAAAGCCTGGTGATACTTGCTTAGATTTATGCTGCGGTAGCGGAGATTTGGCTTTGCGTTTAGCGCGGCGAGTTGGTGCTACAGGTAAAGTATACGGTGCAGATTTTGCGGTAGCGCAACTAGAAATTGCTAAACAACGAGCTTTAAAACAATATCCCCAACCGTCGATAACTTGGGTTGAAGCTGACGCTTTAGATTTACCTTTTGCTGATAACTATTTTGATGCGGCGACAATGGGCTATGGTCTAAGAAATGTTGTAGATATTCCCCGCAGTCTTCAAGAATTATATCGAGTTCTTAAGCCCGGTGCTACGGCGGCAATTTTAGACTTTCATCGTCCAACTAATACTTATTTAAGTAGCTTTCAGCAATGGTATTTAGATAATTTAGTTGTACCAATGGCGCAAAACTTAGGTTTAACGGAAGAATACGCTTATATTAGTCCCAGCTTAGATCGCTTTCCGACAGGACGATCGCAAGTAGAATTAGCTAATAATGTTGGCTTTTTATCCACCCATTACCCTATTGCCAACGATATGATGGGAGTGCTAGTAGTTAAAAAAGTGCGATCGCCTTTAACTTAG
- a CDS encoding histidine phosphatase family protein, with product MTQTIWIARHANRQDFVNPDWFLTAERRYDPPLSDDGIIQASQLAQRLRKENITAIFSSPFLRTIQTANQVAEVLDLPIKLECGLSEWLNPQWMSETPEKMPIKDLVALFPRIDINYNSRVIAQYPEVGETAFLRAGEAARKIVEEFSEDILLVGHGASVVGATKGLVGEVIEIKAALCCLIKIVRQAPHWVLELNGDTSHLAQVEEIIRFN from the coding sequence ATGACTCAAACAATATGGATTGCTAGACACGCCAACCGCCAAGACTTTGTTAACCCCGATTGGTTTCTCACTGCCGAAAGACGCTACGATCCGCCGCTTTCTGATGATGGCATAATCCAAGCATCGCAACTAGCACAACGTCTGAGAAAGGAAAACATTACAGCTATTTTCTCCTCGCCATTTTTACGCACAATCCAAACAGCAAACCAAGTAGCAGAAGTTTTAGATTTACCCATTAAACTTGAATGTGGACTAAGTGAATGGTTAAACCCGCAGTGGATGAGCGAAACCCCAGAAAAAATGCCAATTAAAGATTTGGTGGCATTATTTCCCCGGATTGATATTAACTATAATTCTCGCGTTATTGCCCAATATCCTGAAGTCGGTGAAACAGCATTTTTGAGAGCGGGAGAAGCGGCAAGAAAAATTGTTGAGGAGTTTTCCGAAGATATATTATTAGTAGGACACGGTGCATCGGTAGTCGGTGCAACAAAGGGATTGGTTGGGGAAGTTATCGAAATAAAAGCAGCTTTATGTTGCTTGATTAAAATAGTGCGTCAAGCTCCGCATTGGGTATTAGAACTCAATGGGGATACTTCCCATTTGGCTCAAGTAGAAGAAATAATCCGGTTTAATTAA
- the ispD gene encoding 2-C-methyl-D-erythritol 4-phosphate cytidylyltransferase — translation MHLLIPAAGMGRRMGSSRNKLLLTLRAKPLLTWTILAAQATRSIDWIGIIAQPSDEEYIKEILAALPVTTEVKLIYGGTTRQESVYNGLQSLPATAEQVLIHDGARCLATPELLERCAETIKHCKGLIAAVTVKDTIKVVDENKFIQSTPDRRQLWAAQTPQAFDVKLLKQCHEIGLAQGWEVTDDAALFERCGLPVQIVEGEETNLKITTPVDLAIAEFILAQRYK, via the coding sequence ATGCACTTATTAATTCCCGCCGCCGGAATGGGGCGAAGAATGGGAAGCAGCCGCAACAAGCTACTTCTAACCTTACGAGCTAAACCTCTGCTTACCTGGACAATCTTAGCCGCCCAAGCCACTCGTAGCATTGATTGGATAGGAATTATTGCTCAACCAAGTGACGAAGAATATATCAAAGAGATTCTAGCGGCGCTACCAGTGACTACAGAAGTAAAGCTCATCTATGGCGGTACAACACGTCAAGAATCGGTTTACAACGGCTTGCAGTCGCTACCAGCTACCGCAGAACAAGTATTAATTCACGATGGCGCTAGATGTTTGGCTACACCCGAATTATTAGAGCGGTGCGCTGAAACAATTAAACACTGTAAAGGATTAATTGCGGCGGTGACAGTCAAAGACACAATCAAAGTAGTAGATGAAAACAAATTTATTCAAAGTACCCCCGATCGGCGGCAGTTGTGGGCGGCTCAAACTCCTCAAGCTTTTGATGTCAAGCTTTTAAAACAATGCCATGAAATCGGTTTAGCTCAAGGGTGGGAAGTTACAGACGATGCGGCTTTATTTGAAAGATGCGGTTTGCCCGTGCAAATAGTTGAAGGAGAGGAAACCAACTTAAAAATTACTACTCCTGTCGACTTAGCGATCGCTGAATTTATCCTTGCTCAACGCTATAAATAG
- the larE gene encoding ATP-dependent sacrificial sulfur transferase LarE yields MRQKIEQLKTLFAEMEQAIIAYSGGVDSALVAKVAYDTLGSRALAVTAASPSLLPEELEDACIQAAEIGIAHQIVQTHEMDNPNYRANPINRCYFCKSELHDTLKPLAKELGYPYVVDGVNADDLQDYRPGIAAAKERGARSPLAELGITKLEVRQISQILGLSWWNKPAQPCLSSRFPYGEEITVAKLQRVGRAEVYLRKLGFNNLRVRSLEDTAKIELAPEQIKDFVANSDLSAIVSTFQSYGFMYVTLDLEGYRSGKLNQVLTSNVLSLPV; encoded by the coding sequence ATGCGACAAAAAATTGAGCAACTAAAAACTTTATTTGCAGAGATGGAGCAAGCAATCATTGCTTACTCTGGAGGCGTTGATAGTGCTTTGGTAGCCAAGGTTGCTTACGACACGTTGGGAAGTCGCGCTCTAGCAGTTACGGCGGCTTCTCCTTCGCTACTACCAGAAGAATTGGAAGATGCTTGTATTCAAGCGGCGGAAATAGGCATTGCTCATCAAATAGTCCAAACTCACGAAATGGACAATCCTAATTACCGAGCAAACCCCATAAATCGCTGCTATTTTTGCAAAAGCGAGTTGCACGACACTCTTAAGCCTTTAGCTAAAGAACTTGGTTATCCTTATGTAGTAGATGGGGTAAATGCGGATGATTTGCAAGACTATCGACCAGGAATTGCCGCCGCCAAAGAAAGAGGAGCGCGATCGCCTTTGGCAGAATTAGGAATCACTAAGCTTGAAGTTAGGCAAATCTCGCAGATTTTAGGTTTGTCTTGGTGGAATAAACCCGCGCAACCTTGTCTTAGCTCGCGTTTTCCTTATGGGGAAGAAATTACCGTTGCTAAATTGCAGCGTGTAGGGAGAGCAGAAGTGTATTTACGAAAGTTGGGGTTTAATAATTTGAGAGTGCGATCGCTTGAGGATACGGCAAAAATTGAATTAGCACCAGAGCAAATTAAGGACTTTGTCGCCAATAGTGACTTGAGTGCGATCGTTTCTACTTTTCAAAGCTATGGCTTTATGTACGTTACTTTGGACTTGGAAGGCTACCGCAGTGGCAAATTAAACCAAGTTTTGACATCTAACGTCTTATCATTGCCAGTTTAG
- a CDS encoding DUF445 domain-containing protein, which translates to MDWSNLWLYVAPPVVGGIIGYFTNDIAIKMLFRPYRALYIGKQQLPFTPGLIPRNQERLAVRVSDTIMGSLLTPGELQKLARRLLQPERVQAGILWLLKLALEQVKVDKEQKSTKIVAGILKDLVGQSLPRLLKVLARREDFLETQINQIFDQVLLDFQLSEDQATKLADWLLQVVLPPDAIRQLIIDFLTDRTIQLIDEGFREKASGTYWVVANLFGLRNTLTRLRAFCLDEKEATNERLAELIKSLAVRDRLKTWLKSISLQNLPVSTVRQLRKTTRDTIRGYVQTRGMDFLQGFNDSIDWDNTSNLLLNRLRNSAALGSSLEVVSKELALLLERYLEKDLEVIVAQAIPILSIDQVIIDRVKSTSAAELETAIEGIVKNELQAIVNLGGLLGFVIGLLQSVVLLLR; encoded by the coding sequence TTGGACTGGTCTAATTTGTGGCTTTACGTTGCTCCGCCTGTAGTAGGTGGAATTATTGGCTACTTCACTAATGATATAGCCATTAAAATGCTGTTTCGTCCTTACCGAGCGCTCTATATTGGTAAACAACAGTTACCTTTTACTCCTGGCTTAATTCCCCGCAACCAAGAACGTTTAGCAGTGCGGGTATCAGATACAATCATGGGTTCGCTATTAACACCAGGAGAGTTGCAAAAACTAGCGCGGCGACTACTGCAACCGGAAAGAGTCCAAGCAGGCATTCTGTGGCTGCTGAAGCTGGCTTTAGAGCAGGTAAAAGTAGATAAAGAGCAAAAAAGTACAAAAATTGTCGCAGGTATTCTAAAGGACTTAGTAGGGCAATCTCTACCCCGTTTATTGAAAGTTTTAGCACGGCGGGAGGATTTTTTAGAAACCCAAATTAATCAAATATTTGACCAAGTATTATTAGACTTTCAACTGAGCGAAGATCAAGCAACAAAGCTTGCTGATTGGCTGTTGCAGGTAGTATTACCACCCGATGCGATTAGACAGTTGATAATTGACTTTTTAACCGATCGCACGATTCAATTAATCGATGAAGGATTCAGAGAAAAAGCAAGCGGTACTTATTGGGTAGTTGCTAACTTATTTGGTTTACGCAATACACTGACTAGGTTACGGGCTTTTTGTTTGGATGAAAAAGAAGCAACTAACGAGCGATTAGCTGAATTAATTAAATCTTTAGCAGTACGCGATCGCCTGAAAACCTGGTTAAAAAGCATATCCTTACAAAACTTGCCTGTTTCTACCGTGCGACAGCTACGCAAAACAACCCGCGATACTATCCGGGGTTACGTGCAAACGCGCGGGATGGACTTTTTACAAGGGTTTAACGATTCGATAGATTGGGATAACACCTCTAATTTGCTACTAAATCGGCTAAGAAATTCCGCCGCTTTGGGAAGCTCTTTAGAAGTTGTCAGCAAAGAACTAGCTTTACTGTTAGAACGTTACTTAGAGAAAGATTTAGAGGTTATTGTCGCTCAAGCGATTCCTATTTTGTCTATTGACCAAGTAATTATAGATCGCGTCAAGTCTACATCGGCGGCGGAGTTAGAGACAGCGATTGAAGGAATTGTCAAAAATGAATTACAAGCGATCGTTAACTTGGGTGGTTTATTGGGTTTTGTAATTGGTTTATTACAAAGTGTAGTATTATTACTGCGTTAA